TTGCCTCCTCCGATACCGAATATTCTCCCTTGAACCCTTCCGGTCTTACCTCTTTTCGTATTCCGTCTCTGTCAGGAGCTACACACCACGGATCCCCTTCCTGTCCCCGGAATACCTCCCATGCAGTAAATCCCTTTGTATAATTTTCACCTCCCGGAATCACATAATGCGAATGGTCACTGAACATCATCGTATGTACGTTTTTTCCCGCCAATACAGTCTGAAGCGTCTGCTCATAAGGTTCGATCGCCCCCCATGGCTTCTCAAGAAAATTCAGCCGACCCGTCATAATATCCTTGCGCGCCGGCATGCAGGGTGCACTCCCGCACCAGTGGTTGTCAAAAACCACTCCCCTTTGTGCGAGTCGGTTCAGATTTGGCATCTGAGCTGTCTCTGTCGGATTGCCGTTATAGATGTCCAGCATCCTGCGGTTTACTGTGTCACATAAAATAAATATTGTCTTCATCCGGCTTTTCTTACACCTCCTCCTTCTTGCCGTTTTGCTTTACAACATAGTTATATATTACGTGAATATTTTGCGGTTTTCACTATTCAGAATCCAGATATAACATAAGAAAACACAGATTGTTCGCTTTATTTACAGCAAAACCAACAATAATCTGCCTTTTTCCATCGTAAAATGTATCATAACCATCAAAAAACAGTGCCGAAAAAGGATTATTCTTTTCCTGCACTGTTAATGGTCATCTATCTGCATTCCGCCGGAAGAATCTCCGGAGTGTAATGTTCCACTTCTTCGATATATCCCAGCATAGCTCTGCGCAATCTACTTCTCACCCCCTTATAACTGATGTCTGCAACCAGATTAACATTTTCATCCGGATCATCCTCCAGATCATACAGAAACTCTTCCCGGTATATGTCTGCCCCAGGCACAGCAAACCCATCGGCTCCCGGAGCAGATACGGAGTACTTGTACCTGCCATCACAGACCGCACGCCCCACCTGAGATTCTGAAATCTGAATAAACACCTCCGCTCTCCACCTGACATCTTCACCTTTCATCAGCGGAAGAAGTGACCTTCCTCGATAATGCCGCGGTTTATCCACACCTGCCATATCCAGGATCGTAGCCGGTATATCGATCAGACTTGCAAGCCTTTTACCTTCCCGGTAACCCCTTTTTATATCCGGTCCATGAATCACCAGCGGAATATGTGTGCACGCGTCATGGCATGCGCGTTTGTATTCCCCGTTTCTCGTCCGAAAATGGCTCCCGTGATCGCTGCTGAATATAATATAGGTGTTCTCATACTGTCCGTTTTTCTTTAGCGCCTCCACCACGCGTCCAAGATTTTCATCAATCCTCCTGATCATGCCGTAATAATCCGGCAGGTTCTTCTCCCAGTCTCCCTGTCCCCTTCGTACCGCGAGGTCCCCGGGTACCCAGGCATCCTGATACTGCTCAGCATATCCGTCCGGTGCAACGTACCGGTACATACAGTTCTGATGGTGCGGCTCAATCAGGGACATCATGGTAAAAAAAGGTTGTTCAGAGTCTCTTTGCTGTCCCAGAAATTCCAGCAGCAGATCTGTCGTAAAATCCACACGGTACTGGTTCTTATAAGGAACCAGCCTTCCCTCCTCGTCATACAGCCCGCCCTCATACGGCAGCGATCCCCATTCCACGACATCCATTGCCCGCCAGTAATCTTTATACCCGTAATGAAGCTCGGGCGGCACCGGTCCGTCTGTGGTCTGCGCCAGATGCAGCTTTCCGACATAACCCGTTTTGTATCCCGCCCTGTTTAAGTATTCGGCAAGCGGTGTACAGGACTCAGGATCCAGCCTGCGCAGATTGTGAAAATTTCCAGTCTCCGTGGCATACATTCCGGACTGAAGACAAGCCCGCGCCGGTCCGCAGACAGGCTGGCACGTATACGCCTTTTCAAAGCAGGCGCCATCCCTCGCCAGTTCATCCAGATTCGGTGTCAGGTTCAGATTTGGATTGAAGCAGCCGCAGGTGTCCCAGCGCTGCTGGTCTGTAAAGAAAAATAAAATATTTGGCCTTTTTGTTCCCATATGTACCTCCCGTATCATGTTAATATGTGTTATATGATTAGATCTTACATAATGGATTCATGTTTTTCATTATCCTTATCCCAGTTAAAACATAAGAAACTGCAGAAAATCAAAACACAGGCAATGTAAAATGTGTTCGCATTCTACATTGCCTGTGTTTAAAGGTTTTTATATATGAAGAGAGTGTATTGCAGGCTTATTTTATAATATGTTCCCCACGACATTCAGCCATGACTTCACCCAGCCGCTTTATGTAATACTGATAATATGCATATGGTGTGCCCGGAGCAGCCTGATGGTCAATGCCGCACAGGTATCCGCCCTGACGAATCACCGGCTCCAGCCGCTTAAACTCGCGGTCGATCGCTTCCGGTCCTTTTAAAATTTCCAGTTTATTGAAGCCGCCAATAAACTTAACATCCGGAAAACGTCTTCTTACATCCACGATATCAACGCCCGCGTTAACATCCACGGGGAGGAATCCATCTACACCGGAAGAGGTAAAGTTTGGAATCAGTCTCGTGAAGTCTCCGTCCGTGTCCACGAACACGTTTTGTACTCCTCGATCTTTGAGAAATGGTATGATTTCTTCATAACACGGTCTTAAGAATTCATCAAACGTTTCCGGCGAAATCATCGGACCATTCTTTCCGCTCAAGTCCTCCTCAAAGAACAATACTTCCGGTTTCACAATGTTTAATATCTTATCCATCTGTTCTTTATAAAGATCCAACTGGAATCTATGGATATCCTGTATCATTTCCGGATAATCATACCATGCATACAGCATCGGTTCATTGTCCATCAGATCACGGATACTCCAGAAGAATCCCATCAGCCGGAAACGAATCGGGTATTCCCCACTCTCACTGACCGCATGATATTTATCATATGCTGCATGCATCGCCTCATCCGTACAATTTTTTTTGTATGCCTCCAGTGTATGAGCCTTGTGGCGCTCCCAGGACTCCTCATCAGATACAATTGGCTGAACTGCTGTAAAAAGATCACGTCCCTTATAGTATTTTCTGATCCATCCGTCGATATCTCTTTTTACCGTATACTCCTCAGTTTCCTCCAAAATCTCTTCATCGTAACTCAAAAACGGAATTCTAAATGCCATGCGTAACACTGGATCATATCCCAGTGTTTTCTCCAGATCAAAAATCGGGTCTGCAAGCATTGTCATATAATAATGATCAACCCACTTCACAGGTTCGTCCTTCTTTATATAGCCGACCTCCGTAGGGACAATCGGCACTTTAAGTTTTTTGTTAAAATCTGTCCTCAGTCCTTCTTTTTCCCAATCTGCAACCGTCAAATCCCACGGCTCAAATGTTTCCTGCTTCGCTCCTCTGTCAAGCCCTTCATTAGAGAAACTTAAGGTACGAAATTCACGCTCTTTATTCGTCATTGCCCATGCCTCCTGTTATGTCTGACGATCTGAATCATCATTTTTACTTTTTAACAGTATAGCATGTACATATTTGATACTGATAGCACGCGCTACAGCCATACTAGCATAAATCACTGATAACATCAGTTGATTTTCTTAAAATACCGCGGCGAATAACCCATTACTTTCTTAAACATTCTTGAGAAATAATTGGCATCATATATTCCGACTTTTTCAGCAGCTTCCGCCACGCTCAGTTGTTCCATTTCGAGATATTCCAAAGACTTAACAATACGCATACGATTCATATATTCCATTGGTGACAGCCCCGTCACATCCTTGAACGTCGTTCTGAAATAGTTGGGACTAAGATAGACACTTTCTGCAATCTGCGCAACGTTCAGCTTCTCAGTCAGATGTTCTTCAATATATGCCATCGCACGGTAGATCAATTTTTTCTTCTGGCTCGTATAATTCTGCATCTGTTCATGCTGTCTTGATTTTACTCGTTTAAAAAAAACCAGAATCAACTGAAGATATGCTGATTTTACATACTCGATCCCTTCTTCTTTTTTATCCTGTTCCTCCATCATTCCATTCAGAAGCTGTTCGACGTATTTTATCTCCTGCGTGTTCAAATGTATCACTCCCTGTGCATTTACTCCCACCCGCCTGCTTTCCTCTTCTATAACCGGATCTGACAAAGTCACATAACGAAGCAGTTCATCCCACTGCTTTTTTACGTCCTCATTGGCATAAGGCGTATTGATTGTTGCACTGCTGAGCGTCCGGCTGCACTCAGCACCAAGCGGTTCCGGAAAAAAGTGACAGTTAACGATAGTAGCCGTTGCCTGCACCTCATAACTGTGTGTCTGATGGGGTTCGATTAAGAAAACATCCCCGGGCATCAGCAGAGAACGCACGCCCTGATAGTCAAAAATACAGGACCCTCTTGTTATAATTACGAATTCATAATACGTGTGGCAGTGAGCTCCCACCGGACGATCCACAAGGCACGGTATAACCGATATAGCCGTGTCATCCATCTTAGGAAAATCAACATAAAGTTTGCGTATGTTTTGCATGTCATATACCTCTTTCATCGTTCAATGCGCATAAATACAAAAGAGATGGTTCCAGGCCTTCCGCCTTCCGAACCATCTCTTACTAAATTGCTAAACGGACATGTCTGCCAGAGAAGACATCACCAACTATCAAAGCCGATTGCCCCGCGTTTACGCGCTCTTCAGTGCGTCTCCAGATACTTCTGAATATTTGAAGCATTTACATATTTTTTCATATTGTCGCCATCCACCACCACAAGTGTCGGCGCCTGCATGATCCCATATTTCGCTGCAAGATCCGGATTCGCTTCGGCATCGATGATTTCATATGCCTCTCCCTCCAGCATCTCCTTCGCCGCCTTACAGTTCGGACAGGTACTTGTCGTGAACAGATATTTGAATCCTTCACCATTTTCCACGGCTATTGTCTCATCTATAACAGCTGCCGCTGTCTTCTTAGACTTCTTTATCGCAGAATTCCCGATGTCGTATACCGTTCGGTTTTTATACTCCTGACTCTTGCCGTCGTTCCAGTTCTGAACAGGCCGATAGTATCCCGTGATCCTGCTGTATACTTCCGCCGGATGCCCGCATGTCGGGCAGGTAAAGTGCTCGCCCGCGATATATCCGTGATCCTTGCATACAGAATACGTGGGAGATAATGTATAGTAAGGCAGTGTATAATTCTCTGCAACCTTCCGGACCAGTGATGCCGCAGACTGCCAGTCCGGCAGTTTTTCGCCCAGGAACGCGTGGAACACAGTACCGGATGTATACAGGCTCTGAAGTTCATCCTGAATATCCAGTGCATCAAAGATATCTGATGTAAACTCAACCGGCAGATGTGAGCTGTTGGTATAGTACGGGGTATCTCCCTTACTTCCCGCAGTCCTGATATCCGGCCATTTTGCCCGGTCGTGTTTTGCCAGACGATACGTCGTCGATTCCGCCGGTGTTGCTTCCAGATTATAGAGGTCTCCGTATTCCTCCTGATAGTCTGAGAGTTTGTTGCGCATATGGTTCAGAACTTCTTTCGTGAATTCCTGCGTACGCACGTCCGTCATATCCCCGCCGAGCCAGTTCGCATTCAGCCCAACTTCATTCATACCGATCAGCCCGATCGTTGAAAAATGATTGTCAAAAGTCCCCAGATACCGTTTTGTATACGGATAGAGACCTTCATTCAGTAACTTTGTAATGACTTCGCGTTTTACATGAAGTGACCTTGCACTCACATCCATCATGTGATCCAGCCTCTGATAGAACTCTTTTTCGTTCTTCGACAGATATGCGATGCGCGGCATATTGATCGTCACAACACCCACAGAACCGGTACTTTCACCGGAACCGAAAAACCCTCCCGTTTTCTTGCGAAGCTCTCTCAGGTCCAGACGCAGCCTGCAGCACATGCTCCGCACGTCGCTCGGTTCCATATCGCTGTTGATATAATTGGAAAAATACGGCGTACCGTATTTCGCTGTCATCTCAAACAGCAGGCGGTTGTTCGTCGTATCCGACCAGTCAAAGTCGGATGTGATGGAATATGTCGGAATCGGATACTGGAATCCTCTTCCGTTGGCATCTCCCTCAATCATGGTCTCGATAAATGCACGGTTGATCATATCCATCTCCGGCTTACAGTCTTTATAACGGAAATCCATCTCTTTGCCGCCGACAATCGCAGGAAGTTCTGCAAGATCCTGCGGTACCGTCCAGTCCAGTGTAATATTGGAAAACGGCGCCTGAGTCCCCCAGCGGCTGGGGGTATTGACCCCGTAGATAAAGGATTCAATACATTTCTTTACTTCCGGGTAGGAAAGGTTATCCACCTTGGCAAACGGTGCAAGGTATGTATCAAAAGACGAAAATGCCTGTGCTCCTGCCCACTCATTCTGCATGATCCCCAAGAAATTGACCATCTGATTGCAGAGTACACTCAGGTGTTTTGCAGGTGAAGACGTAATCTTTCCTTTGATTCCTCCAAGTCCTTCCATGATCAGCTGCTTCAGTGACCACCCGGCACAATACCCGGTCAGCATGGACAGATCATGAATATGAATATCTGCATTACGGTGCGCATCTGCAATCTCCGGATCATAGATCTCGGACAGCCAGTAGTTGGCGGTCACCGCACCGCTGTTGCTTAAGATCAGGCCCCCTACCGAATACGTTACTGTGGAATTTTCTTTTACACGCCAGTCCTCCACCTTGACATAGCTGTTTACGATCTCTTTGTAATCCAGGATCGTGGATTTCATATTGCGGACTTTCTCCCGCTGTTTCCGGTACAGGATATACGCTTTTGCCACATCTGAATATCCGCACTGAATCAAAACATTTTCCACACTGTCCTGAATATCTTCTACATTAACACTATCATCCTTGATTTTTTTCTGAAAATCAGAGGTGACACGCAGACTCACCATCTCCAGCATATCCTGACTGTACTGCTTTTGATTCGCTTCAAATGCCTTGCGGACCGCCTCCGTGATCTTCGCAAGCTCAAAATCGGCTATGGCTCCGTCTCTTTTTTCTACTTTAAACATTACATCTGCCTCCTCTGCAATCCTAAGTCCCCGACTGCGCTATGGAACTATCATATCAAAGGATACCGAACGCGTCAATACACAAAATACCATATATTGTATGCCAAACGACCGGGAGCCCCCATTTCTAGGGGCTCCCGTAAATTTACAGACTTTTTCCACTATACTTTTCCATATATTTCCACCGGCACATACGCCTTGATCGAGATGCCTTCCGGATAGTATTCCTCCTCCACAACCTGTCCGACCTTTCGGATCATGCTGATGACATTCGCTCTGTCATATCCGTAAAAACGTTCGATATAAATCTGTTCCGCCTGAAGCATACGAACCAGCTCTTCCTTCAGTTCCTCCATGCCTGTCCCGGTCTTGGCGGACGTCCTGATGATACAGTCCGCCTGAAGGTCTTTCAGATTTTCAGGACAGTCCACCTGGTCCTGCTTATTGAAGAGCGTGATTATCTTTTTGCCTTCTATTCCCAGCTGCCGGAGCGTATCATACACAATATGCATCTGTTCATCCATCTGCGGATTTGACGCATCCACCACATGTATAATAATGTCAGCAAATTTTGCTTCTTCCAGCGTACTCTTAAATGCATCTACAAGATGATGCGGCAGTTTCCGTATAAACCCAACGGTATCCGTCAGTAAAATCTGCTGTTTACCAGGCAGGTCAAGCACGCGGGTCGTCGGATCCAGCGTTGCAAACAGCTTATTCTCCTCCAGTACCGATGCTCCTGTCAGAGTGTTTAAAAGGGTTGATTTTCCTGCGTTCGTATAGCCTACGATCGCCGCCACTTTCTGATTACTCTTCATCCGCTGCCCCCGCAGCAGCTCTCTGTGGCGTTTCATTTCTTCCAGATCCTGTTTCAGCTGCGTGATTCTGTTGCGGATCATACGGCGGTCCATCTCCAGCTTCTTCTCACCGGGTCCGCGCGTACCAATTCCGCCGCCAAGACGGGACATCGAATTGCGCAGCCCCACCAGCCTGGCAGCACGGTACTTTAATTGCGCAAGTTCAACCTGCAGTTTTCCCTCTTTGGTGACAGCGCGCCCGGCAAAAATATCGAGGATTACAAGCGTTCGGTCCATAACCTTACATTGCAGTTCACTTTCCAGAGTTCCGTACTGCGCCGGAGATAATTCGTCATCACAGACGATTCCCGTGGCATCCAGTGTGTACAGCAGTTCTCTGAGCTCCTCCAGTTTACCCGGACCAACATAACTTGCCGGATGAATGCTCTCTCTCTTCTGGATGACCTCACCCACCGTAACAGCTCCGGCAGTCTCCACGAGTTCCTCGAGTTCCCTCAATGATTTTTGCGTATCGTCGCCGGCATCGGTCTGAATCCCAATCAAAATGACCCGCTCTTCAATGTTTTTTGATTCATATAATTGCATAGCCCACCCCTGTTTGTTTAATGCAACTCTTTTGGTTACTTCTCCCCTTACCTGCACTCCCCGATGCAAAGTTATCTGCTTTTCAGAAACTCATTTTCCCTCACGGCAGTCATATCATCCGGATATTTTTCCAGGTATTCTGCCATTTTTGATTTTGCCGTCTCAAAATCCAGCATATATTCATATACGACGATCTCATTGAACAACAAACTCTGCGTCTCCGCGGCGTCCTCACACTCCAGGCCTTTTTTTATGTTGTTCAGCGCATTATCGTAATTCTTTTCAAATATATCACACATCGCCAGCCCGTTATACGCCCTGGACTGATTTTTCTCCTCCTTCAGATAATCCTGATAGAGACCGCGGGCACTGGCCGCGTCATCGACCGCAAGATAGACTTTTCCAAGCAGGAGGACGGCGTCCGCATCACCTTCATTGATTGCCTCGGTCAGCTCTCCCCTGGCACTTTCATAGTCCTTCAGCTCATAATAGATCCTGCCCCTGTTATAGTAATCCGATGCCTCTTTGGGCTTTAACTCCAGCGCTCTCTGGAGATACGATTCTCCCGTAACGGTATCGGATTTATCCGCATATGCCTGATAAATCTTCAGATACATGCCATAGTCCCGGCTGTCTTTCACGGCGCTGTCAAAATCATTTTTTGCCCGTTCCTGATCGTCCAGTTCCAGATATACGCTGCCTCTCAGAAAATATGTTTCCGGATCCTTCTCCAGCTTTAAAACCTCCGTATACACTTCGGCGGCCTTCTCATATTCCCCGTAATCCTTTCTCGCCAGCGCAAGATAATACATGACATCCTTTTCAAACTCTACATTAGTATTCTCCAGTGAGTTCAGGCTCCGTGAAAATGCGGCAATGGCAGCCGCATTGTCCCCCAGTTCATACTGACTGATGCCAAGCGCCCGGTAGGCTTCCGGAAGCCGTTCCTCCTGCTCAATCGCCTGGTTCATCAGGGTAACGGCCTCCTCATATTCACTCTTTTCCATACAGGCAATTCCGTCTTCATAATATTCATCATTTTCAGAACTGCCGCAGCCTGCTGTAAGGATTACCAGGCAGGCTGCAAACACCAAATACATTTTTCTCATCTGAACAGTTCCTCTTAACCCACAATCAACTCTTCTTCCGTCATCACCCGGATTACTCTGTCTGCACATTCCTGACAGATCGCATCATTTTCCGCCTCAACCATCACGCGAATCACAGGCTCCGTACCGCTCTCACGTACCAGAATACGTCCGTCTTCTCCCAGCTGCTCGCCGACAGATCTCACGACTTCCTGCACTCTGGAATTCTCACGGGCTTCCTGTTTATTTGCAACGCGCACATTTTTCAGCAGCTGCGGATAGATAACCACCTCTGATGCAAGCACAGAAAGCGGCTGCTTCTTCTCCAGCATCACTTCCATGACCATCAGTGAAGTCAGGATGCCGTCTCCCGTCGTCGCATGTTTGCTGAAGATGATATGCCCCGACTGTTCTCCGCCCAGGCTGTGTCCGTATGTCATCATATTCTCACAGACATATTTATCGCCCACTGCGGTCTTTTCATAGTGAATGCCCTCACGGTCACAGGCTTTATACAGGCCCAGATTGGACATGACAGTCGTCACAATCGTATTGTTATCCAGGCGCCCCTGCTCCTTCAGGTATTTCCCGCAGACATACAGAATCAGATCTCCGTCAATCACTTTCCCGGCCTCATCCACAGCGATGCAGCGGTCCGCATCCCCGTCATAGGCGAAGCCCACATCAAGATGTTTTTCCCTCACAAAATTCTGCAGGACTTCGATGTGCGTCGATCCGCAGTTCTGGTTGATATTGGTCCCGTCGGGCTCATTATGGATGACATACGTCTTCGCCCCCAGCGCGTCAAAAACGCTCTTTGCGATGGAAGAAGCGCTTCCGTTGGAACAGTCAAGACCAACCCTGATATTTTTAAAGGAACGGGTCGGCAGTGAGATCAGATAACCGATATAACGGTTCCTGCCCGCAGAAAAGTCCACTGTCCGTCCGATATTTTCTTTAATGGCAAATGGGATCTTCGGCGTCCCGTCGTCGATATATGCTTCGATTTTCGCTTCCACATCCGCTTCCATCTTCTGCCCCATACCGTTGATAATCTTAATTCCATTATCATAGAAAGGATTATGGCTTGCAGAAATCATAATACCGCAGTCAAAATTTTCGGTTCTCACAACATACGATACACTCGGCGTTGTCGTGACGTGGAGCAGATACACATCGGCTCCCGAGGCGGTAAGTCCCGCCACAAGCGAATATTCAAACATGTAGCTGCTGCGCCTTGTGTCCTTGCCGATCACGATCTGCGCCTTATGCTCCTGCCCGAAGTACCATCCCAGAAAACGGCCGACTTTATAAGCGTGTTCTACCGTCAGATCAATGTTGGCTTCCCCTCTGAATCCGTCAGTTCCGAAATATTTTCCCATACTGCCTCTCCTTATACTCTAACAATCAAACAACTTTTCCCGATAGACTCCTTTGGCGATCAGCTTCTTAAACGCCTCCACAACGGAATCCTTATCTTCCTGGTACGTTACGCCAAACCACTGGGCGCCGGTATTGATCACATGTACATCCGCACGGTTCTCCTGCAGCAGCCCGTCAATGATCGTCGGCAGAAGATATTCCTGTTTTGAATCTTCAGTTGACAATCCAGAGAGGAATTTCACAAATCCGCTCTCCAGTTCATCCAGAAATTCAGGCTGCAGTCCCCACATATTCATGGATACTTTAGAATCCAGTGCAACCGGGACTATTCCGTCTTCCGTCTGGACACCGGCGCCTTCCGCGGTTTTCACGATATTTCTGGTCTCCGCAATGCCAACCAGATTATTTTCTCCATCCATGCGGCAGATTCCCCTGGTCACGCCGCCGTTGTCGCTGAGTGTATTTCCAAGCATGAATCCCGCCATACAGATATCATAGTGGCCGTCCGCAGCCGGCATCTCATTCACAAGATAATCATGAAGTTTAACGAATGGTTCTTTGCCATAGTAGTCATCCGCATTGATAACGACAAACGGCTCGTCGATCACTCCTTTGCAGCTCAGTACCGCCTGGCCGGTCCCCCATGGCTTTGTACGGTCTTTTGGTTTTTCAAAACCCGCCGGGAGGTCATCAAGCTCCTGAAACGCATATACGACCTCCGTCAGCTTTTCGATCCGGTTCCCTATGATCTGTTTAAAGTCTATCTCCAGGTCTTTCCGAATAATAAACACAACTTTATTAAATCCGGCCTCCAGGGCATCGTGAATGGAATAATCCATAATAATTTCCCCGTTTGGGCCTACCGGCTCCAGCTGCTTAATACCTTTTCCGAACCGGCTTCCAATGCCCGCCGCCATGATTACCAGTGCTGTTTTCTTCTCCATAACTTCTCTCCTGTGCTTTTTCTTTTCCCCAGCAGACTGATCTTTAATCGTCCTGCAGTTTGCTGAGTTTTGCAGCCTGATCTGCGGCGATCAGACTATCAATGATTTCTTCCAGGTCTCCGTTCATGATGTTATCCAGTTTATGCAATGTGAGTTTAATCCGGTGGTCCGTCACCCTCCCCTGCGGGAAATTGTAGGTACGGATTTTTTCGGAACGGTCTCCCGTACCGACCTGGCTTCTTCTGGCCTCCGCCTCGGCATCATGCTGTTTTTCAAGTTCCATCTCATACAGACGGGCCCTCAGCACTTTGAGTGCCTTTTCTTTATTTTTGAGCTGTGATTTCTCGTCCTGACATGAGATCACGATACCGCTCGGGATATGTGTCAGGCGCACGGCAGAGTCCGTTGTATTAACGCACTGACCTCCGTTTCCGGATGCCCGGAACACATCAAACTTGCAGTCGTTCATATCAAGCTGAAAATCAATCTCCTCTGCCTCCGGCATGATGGCAACCGTGATCGTCGATGTGTGAATACGGCCGCTGGACTCCGTCTCCGGTACACGCTGTACCCGATGTACACCGCTTTCGTATTTCAGGCGTGAATAAGCCCCGTTTCCATTGATCATAAATGTAACTTCCTTAAAACCGCCGTTTCCATTTTCATTCAGACTGATCAATTCCGTTTTCCAGCGGTGTGACTCTGCATATTTCACGTACATACGGTATACTTCCGCAGCAAACAGTGCCGCTTCATCTCCGCCTGCACCTCCGCGGATCTCAACGATTACATTCTTGCTGTCATTCGGGTCTTTCGGAAGCAGCAGAACTTTCAGCGTATGTTCCAGCT
The Ruminococcus gauvreauii genome window above contains:
- a CDS encoding tetratricopeptide repeat protein, with amino-acid sequence MRKMYLVFAACLVILTAGCGSSENDEYYEDGIACMEKSEYEEAVTLMNQAIEQEERLPEAYRALGISQYELGDNAAAIAAFSRSLNSLENTNVEFEKDVMYYLALARKDYGEYEKAAEVYTEVLKLEKDPETYFLRGSVYLELDDQERAKNDFDSAVKDSRDYGMYLKIYQAYADKSDTVTGESYLQRALELKPKEASDYYNRGRIYYELKDYESARGELTEAINEGDADAVLLLGKVYLAVDDAASARGLYQDYLKEEKNQSRAYNGLAMCDIFEKNYDNALNNIKKGLECEDAAETQSLLFNEIVVYEYMLDFETAKSKMAEYLEKYPDDMTAVRENEFLKSR
- a CDS encoding ribonucleoside triphosphate reductase produces the protein MFKVEKRDGAIADFELAKITEAVRKAFEANQKQYSQDMLEMVSLRVTSDFQKKIKDDSVNVEDIQDSVENVLIQCGYSDVAKAYILYRKQREKVRNMKSTILDYKEIVNSYVKVEDWRVKENSTVTYSVGGLILSNSGAVTANYWLSEIYDPEIADAHRNADIHIHDLSMLTGYCAGWSLKQLIMEGLGGIKGKITSSPAKHLSVLCNQMVNFLGIMQNEWAGAQAFSSFDTYLAPFAKVDNLSYPEVKKCIESFIYGVNTPSRWGTQAPFSNITLDWTVPQDLAELPAIVGGKEMDFRYKDCKPEMDMINRAFIETMIEGDANGRGFQYPIPTYSITSDFDWSDTTNNRLLFEMTAKYGTPYFSNYINSDMEPSDVRSMCCRLRLDLRELRKKTGGFFGSGESTGSVGVVTINMPRIAYLSKNEKEFYQRLDHMMDVSARSLHVKREVITKLLNEGLYPYTKRYLGTFDNHFSTIGLIGMNEVGLNANWLGGDMTDVRTQEFTKEVLNHMRNKLSDYQEEYGDLYNLEATPAESTTYRLAKHDRAKWPDIRTAGSKGDTPYYTNSSHLPVEFTSDIFDALDIQDELQSLYTSGTVFHAFLGEKLPDWQSAASLVRKVAENYTLPYYTLSPTYSVCKDHGYIAGEHFTCPTCGHPAEVYSRITGYYRPVQNWNDGKSQEYKNRTVYDIGNSAIKKSKKTAAAVIDETIAVENGEGFKYLFTTSTCPNCKAAKEMLEGEAYEIIDAEANPDLAAKYGIMQAPTLVVVDGDNMKKYVNASNIQKYLETH
- a CDS encoding uroporphyrinogen decarboxylase family protein; the encoded protein is MTNKEREFRTLSFSNEGLDRGAKQETFEPWDLTVADWEKEGLRTDFNKKLKVPIVPTEVGYIKKDEPVKWVDHYYMTMLADPIFDLEKTLGYDPVLRMAFRIPFLSYDEEILEETEEYTVKRDIDGWIRKYYKGRDLFTAVQPIVSDEESWERHKAHTLEAYKKNCTDEAMHAAYDKYHAVSESGEYPIRFRLMGFFWSIRDLMDNEPMLYAWYDYPEMIQDIHRFQLDLYKEQMDKILNIVKPEVLFFEEDLSGKNGPMISPETFDEFLRPCYEEIIPFLKDRGVQNVFVDTDGDFTRLIPNFTSSGVDGFLPVDVNAGVDIVDVRRRFPDVKFIGGFNKLEILKGPEAIDREFKRLEPVIRQGGYLCGIDHQAAPGTPYAYYQYYIKRLGEVMAECRGEHIIK
- the hflX gene encoding GTPase HflX; this encodes MQLYESKNIEERVILIGIQTDAGDDTQKSLRELEELVETAGAVTVGEVIQKRESIHPASYVGPGKLEELRELLYTLDATGIVCDDELSPAQYGTLESELQCKVMDRTLVILDIFAGRAVTKEGKLQVELAQLKYRAARLVGLRNSMSRLGGGIGTRGPGEKKLEMDRRMIRNRITQLKQDLEEMKRHRELLRGQRMKSNQKVAAIVGYTNAGKSTLLNTLTGASVLEENKLFATLDPTTRVLDLPGKQQILLTDTVGFIRKLPHHLVDAFKSTLEEAKFADIIIHVVDASNPQMDEQMHIVYDTLRQLGIEGKKIITLFNKQDQVDCPENLKDLQADCIIRTSAKTGTGMEELKEELVRMLQAEQIYIERFYGYDRANVISMIRKVGQVVEEEYYPEGISIKAYVPVEIYGKV
- a CDS encoding sulfatase-like hydrolase/transferase codes for the protein MGTKRPNILFFFTDQQRWDTCGCFNPNLNLTPNLDELARDGACFEKAYTCQPVCGPARACLQSGMYATETGNFHNLRRLDPESCTPLAEYLNRAGYKTGYVGKLHLAQTTDGPVPPELHYGYKDYWRAMDVVEWGSLPYEGGLYDEEGRLVPYKNQYRVDFTTDLLLEFLGQQRDSEQPFFTMMSLIEPHHQNCMYRYVAPDGYAEQYQDAWVPGDLAVRRGQGDWEKNLPDYYGMIRRIDENLGRVVEALKKNGQYENTYIIFSSDHGSHFRTRNGEYKRACHDACTHIPLVIHGPDIKRGYREGKRLASLIDIPATILDMAGVDKPRHYRGRSLLPLMKGEDVRWRAEVFIQISESQVGRAVCDGRYKYSVSAPGADGFAVPGADIYREEFLYDLEDDPDENVNLVADISYKGVRSRLRRAMLGYIEEVEHYTPEILPAECR
- a CDS encoding AraC family transcriptional regulator, with product MQNIRKLYVDFPKMDDTAISVIPCLVDRPVGAHCHTYYEFVIITRGSCIFDYQGVRSLLMPGDVFLIEPHQTHSYEVQATATIVNCHFFPEPLGAECSRTLSSATINTPYANEDVKKQWDELLRYVTLSDPVIEEESRRVGVNAQGVIHLNTQEIKYVEQLLNGMMEEQDKKEEGIEYVKSAYLQLILVFFKRVKSRQHEQMQNYTSQKKKLIYRAMAYIEEHLTEKLNVAQIAESVYLSPNYFRTTFKDVTGLSPMEYMNRMRIVKSLEYLEMEQLSVAEAAEKVGIYDANYFSRMFKKVMGYSPRYFKKIN